Proteins encoded by one window of Hafnia alvei:
- the pflB gene encoding formate C-acetyltransferase — MSELNEKQAAAWEGFTKGDWQNEVNVRDFIQKNYTPYEGDESFLAGATQATTNLWDKVMDGIKIENRTHAPVDFDTNVAATITSHDAGYISKDLEQIVGLQTDAPLKRALIPFGGIKMVEGSCKVYGRELDPMIKKIFTEYRKTHNQGVFDVYTKDILNCRKSGVLTGLPDAYGRGRIIGDYRRIAVYGIDFLMKDKYAQFQSLQTKLENGEDLEATIRLREEIADQHRALGQIKEMAAKYGCDISAPAKNAKEAVQWTYFGYLAAVKSQNGAAMSFGRVSSFLDIYIERDLKEGKLTEEEAQELIDHLVMKLRMVRFLRTPEYDELFSGDPIWATESLAGMGLDGRTLVTKNSFRFLNTLYTMGPSPEPNMTILWSEKLPLAFKKFAAKVSIDTSSVQYENDDLMRPDFNNDDYAIACCVSPMIVGKQMQFFGARANLAKTMLYAINGGVDEKLKMQVGPKEAPMMDTVLDYDKVMERMDHFMDWLAKQYVTALNIIHYMHDKYSYEASLMALHDRDVYRTMACGIAGLSVAADSLSAIKYAKVSTIRDEDGLAVDFDIEGEYPQFGNNDPRVDDIACDLVERFMKKIQKLTTYRNAVPTQSVLTITSNVVYGKKTGNTPDGRRAGAPFGPGANPMHGRDQKGAVASLTSVAKLPFAYAKDGISYTFSIVPNALGKDDEVRKANLAGLMDGYFHHEASIEGGQHLNVNVMNREMLLDAMENPEKYPQLTIRVSGYAVRFNSLTKEQQQDVITRTFTQSM, encoded by the coding sequence ATGTCCGAGCTTAATGAAAAACAAGCAGCCGCATGGGAAGGTTTCACTAAAGGCGACTGGCAGAATGAAGTCAACGTTCGTGATTTCATCCAGAAAAACTACACCCCGTACGAAGGTGACGAATCCTTCCTGGCTGGCGCTACTCAAGCGACGACCAACCTGTGGGATAAAGTCATGGACGGTATCAAAATTGAAAACCGTACCCATGCGCCGGTTGATTTCGATACCAACGTAGCTGCAACCATCACCTCTCATGATGCTGGCTACATCAGCAAAGACCTGGAACAAATCGTTGGTCTGCAAACTGATGCGCCTCTGAAACGTGCTCTGATTCCGTTCGGCGGCATCAAGATGGTTGAAGGTTCATGTAAAGTTTACGGTCGTGAACTTGATCCAATGATCAAGAAAATCTTCACCGAATACCGTAAAACTCACAACCAGGGCGTGTTTGACGTTTACACCAAAGACATCCTGAACTGCCGTAAATCTGGTGTTCTGACTGGTCTGCCAGATGCGTATGGCCGTGGCCGTATCATCGGTGACTATCGTCGTATCGCCGTTTACGGTATCGACTTCCTGATGAAAGACAAATACGCTCAGTTCCAATCACTGCAGACCAAACTGGAAAACGGTGAAGATCTGGAAGCGACTATTCGTCTGCGTGAAGAAATTGCTGACCAGCATCGCGCTCTGGGCCAGATCAAAGAAATGGCTGCCAAATATGGCTGCGATATCTCTGCTCCAGCTAAAAACGCAAAAGAAGCTGTACAGTGGACTTACTTCGGCTACCTGGCTGCGGTTAAATCTCAGAACGGTGCTGCAATGTCCTTCGGTCGTGTATCCAGCTTCCTGGATATCTACATCGAACGTGACCTGAAAGAAGGCAAACTGACTGAAGAAGAAGCTCAGGAACTGATTGACCATCTGGTTATGAAACTGCGTATGGTTCGCTTCCTGCGTACTCCAGAATATGATGAACTGTTCTCTGGTGACCCAATCTGGGCAACAGAATCCCTGGCTGGTATGGGTCTGGACGGTCGTACTCTGGTTACCAAAAACAGCTTCCGTTTCCTGAACACCCTGTACACCATGGGTCCATCTCCAGAGCCAAACATGACCATCCTGTGGTCTGAAAAACTGCCTCTGGCGTTCAAGAAATTTGCGGCTAAAGTTTCCATCGACACCTCATCTGTACAGTATGAGAACGATGACCTGATGCGCCCTGACTTCAACAATGATGACTACGCAATTGCTTGCTGCGTAAGCCCAATGATTGTTGGTAAACAAATGCAGTTCTTCGGTGCTCGTGCAAACTTGGCTAAAACCATGCTGTACGCAATCAACGGCGGCGTTGATGAAAAACTGAAAATGCAGGTTGGCCCGAAAGAAGCGCCAATGATGGATACCGTACTGGACTATGACAAAGTCATGGAACGTATGGACCACTTCATGGACTGGTTGGCTAAACAGTATGTCACCGCGCTGAACATCATCCATTACATGCATGACAAGTACAGCTACGAAGCATCCCTGATGGCTCTGCATGACCGTGACGTATATCGTACTATGGCATGTGGTATCGCAGGTCTGTCTGTTGCTGCTGACTCCCTGTCTGCAATCAAATATGCGAAAGTTTCTACTATCCGTGACGAAGACGGCCTGGCTGTTGACTTCGACATCGAAGGTGAATACCCGCAGTTTGGTAACAACGACCCACGCGTCGATGATATCGCTTGTGACCTGGTAGAACGTTTCATGAAGAAAATTCAGAAACTGACTACTTACCGCAACGCGGTTCCTACTCAGTCTGTTCTGACCATCACCTCTAACGTGGTTTATGGTAAGAAAACAGGTAACACCCCAGATGGTCGTCGCGCTGGCGCTCCATTCGGTCCTGGTGCTAACCCAATGCACGGCCGTGACCAGAAAGGTGCTGTAGCCTCTCTGACCTCCGTTGCTAAACTGCCGTTTGCTTATGCTAAAGATGGTATTTCTTATACCTTCTCTATCGTTCCTAACGCTCTGGGTAAAGACGACGAAGTTCGTAAAGCTAACTTGGCTGGCCTGATGGATGGTTACTTCCACCACGAAGCGAGCATCGAAGGTGGTCAACACCTGAACGTTAACGTTATGAACCGCGAAATGCTGTTAGACGCGATGGAAAATCCTGAGAAATATCCTCAGCTGACCATCCGTGTATCTGGCTACGCTGTACGCTTCAACTCTTTGACCAAAGAACAGCAGCAGGACGTAATTACTCGTACTTTCACTCAGTCCATGTAA
- the focA gene encoding formate transporter FocA — MKADNPFDLLLPAAMAKVAEDAGVYKATKHPLKTFYLAITAGVFISIAFVFYITATTGTAGVPFGFAKLVGGICFSLGLMLVVVCGADLFTSTVLIVVAKASGRITWRQLGLNWLNVYVGNLIGALFFVALMWFAGEHMTANGAWGLNVLQTADHKLHHTFVEAVCLGILANLMVCLAVWMSYSGRSLMDKMFAMVLPVAMFVASGFEHSIANMFMIPLGIVIKNFAAPEFWQAIGAAPEQFSNLTVSHFITDNLIPVTIGNIIGGGLLVGLTYWVIYLRGGDKH, encoded by the coding sequence GTGAAAGCTGACAACCCCTTTGATCTACTACTACCAGCAGCAATGGCCAAAGTGGCCGAAGATGCTGGCGTTTATAAAGCCACTAAGCACCCGCTGAAGACTTTTTATTTAGCGATCACGGCTGGTGTCTTCATTTCTATTGCTTTCGTTTTCTACATTACCGCGACAACCGGCACTGCTGGTGTACCTTTTGGCTTTGCCAAGCTGGTTGGTGGTATCTGTTTCTCTCTTGGCCTGATGCTTGTTGTGGTTTGCGGGGCTGACCTGTTTACTTCAACCGTATTAATTGTCGTTGCCAAGGCCAGTGGGCGTATTACCTGGAGACAGTTAGGCCTCAACTGGTTAAATGTTTATGTAGGCAACCTGATTGGTGCACTTTTCTTTGTAGCACTGATGTGGTTTGCCGGCGAACATATGACAGCGAATGGCGCATGGGGTCTCAATGTGCTGCAAACAGCCGATCACAAATTGCATCATACGTTTGTTGAAGCCGTTTGCCTGGGGATCTTGGCCAACTTGATGGTTTGTCTCGCCGTTTGGATGAGCTATTCCGGCCGTAGCCTGATGGACAAAATGTTTGCAATGGTTTTACCGGTGGCCATGTTTGTGGCGAGCGGTTTTGAACATAGCATTGCAAATATGTTCATGATCCCATTAGGGATTGTGATTAAGAATTTCGCAGCGCCGGAGTTTTGGCAAGCCATTGGTGCTGCACCAGAACAGTTCTCAAACTTGACCGTTAGCCACTTCATTACCGATAACCTGATCCCTGTCACGATTGGGAACATCATCGGCGGTGGCTTACTGGTTGGTCTGACATACTGGGTTATTTATCTGCGCGGTGGCGATAAGCACTAA
- the ycaO gene encoding 30S ribosomal protein S12 methylthiotransferase accessory factor YcaO, with translation MTQTYILGKDAALEDSIARFQQQLTDLGFNIEEASWLNPVPHVWSVHIRDRDCPLCFTNGKGASKKAALASALGEYFERLSTNYFFADFYLGREIAQGDFVHYPNEKWFPVPADDSLPEGILDERLHAFYNPEGDVGAQDLIDLQSGNVDRGICALPFTRQSDQQTVYIPMNIIGNLYVSNGMSAGNTRNEARVQGLSEVFERYVKNRIIAESISLPEIPDEVLNRYPEVVEAIAKLEQEGFPILSYDASLGGQYPVICVVLFNPANGTCFASFGAHPDFGVALERTVTELLQGRSLKDLDVFTAPTFDDEEVGEHANLETHFIDSSGLISWDMFKQDADYAFADWSFKGTTEEEFSTLMSIFEQEDKEVYIADYEHLDVYACRIIVPGMSDIYPAEDLLLANNSMGAHLRTQLLQLPASNLTKEEYLQIIEQLDDEGLDDFTRVRELLGIATGKDNGWYTLRVGELKAMLALAGGDLEQALTWTEWTQDFNASVFSPERANFYRCLQTLLLLSMEEERDPAQYYQAFSRMYGAETLEAASAIIAGEERFYGLPAIDDDLKALPAHQALLQAYQKLQAAKRRYWSK, from the coding sequence ATGACGCAGACCTATATTCTCGGCAAAGATGCCGCGCTGGAAGACTCTATTGCACGCTTCCAACAGCAATTGACCGATCTTGGGTTCAATATTGAAGAGGCCTCTTGGCTAAACCCTGTTCCGCATGTTTGGTCTGTACACATCCGCGACCGTGATTGCCCACTTTGTTTTACCAACGGCAAAGGCGCTAGCAAAAAAGCCGCGCTGGCATCGGCGTTAGGTGAATATTTTGAGCGCTTGTCGACCAACTATTTCTTTGCTGATTTCTACCTTGGCCGTGAAATTGCGCAAGGAGACTTCGTTCACTATCCAAATGAGAAGTGGTTCCCTGTTCCTGCCGACGACAGCCTGCCAGAAGGCATCTTAGATGAGCGTTTGCATGCGTTTTACAACCCAGAAGGTGATGTAGGCGCACAGGATCTTATCGATCTGCAATCCGGTAACGTCGATCGCGGCATCTGCGCGCTGCCGTTTACCCGCCAGTCCGATCAGCAAACTGTTTATATTCCAATGAACATCATTGGCAACTTATACGTTTCAAACGGCATGTCTGCGGGCAACACGCGCAACGAAGCGCGCGTACAAGGCCTGTCTGAAGTTTTCGAGCGTTACGTAAAAAACCGTATCATCGCAGAATCTATCAGCCTGCCAGAAATTCCTGACGAGGTTTTAAACCGCTATCCTGAAGTGGTTGAAGCTATTGCAAAATTAGAGCAGGAAGGCTTCCCTATTCTGTCCTACGATGCTTCGCTCGGTGGTCAGTATCCGGTTATCTGCGTTGTGCTGTTTAACCCAGCCAACGGCACCTGTTTTGCCTCGTTCGGCGCCCATCCTGACTTTGGCGTAGCCCTAGAGCGTACGGTGACTGAACTGCTGCAAGGCCGCAGCCTGAAAGATCTCGACGTCTTCACCGCGCCAACCTTTGATGATGAAGAAGTCGGCGAGCATGCCAACCTTGAAACTCACTTCATCGATTCAAGCGGTCTGATTTCTTGGGATATGTTTAAGCAAGACGCCGATTATGCCTTTGCCGATTGGTCGTTTAAAGGTACCACCGAGGAAGAGTTCAGCACTTTAATGAGTATCTTCGAACAAGAAGATAAAGAAGTTTACATTGCAGATTATGAACATCTTGATGTTTATGCCTGCCGTATCATCGTTCCAGGCATGTCCGATATCTATCCTGCCGAAGATTTGCTGTTAGCCAATAACAGCATGGGTGCGCACTTGCGCACTCAGTTGCTTCAGTTACCGGCTTCCAATCTGACTAAGGAAGAGTATTTACAGATCATCGAACAACTCGATGACGAAGGCCTTGACGATTTCACCCGTGTACGTGAACTGCTTGGTATCGCAACCGGCAAAGACAACGGCTGGTATACCCTGCGTGTGGGTGAATTAAAGGCGATGTTGGCATTAGCGGGCGGCGATTTGGAGCAAGCGCTGACATGGACCGAATGGACTCAGGACTTCAATGCCTCAGTATTCAGTCCAGAACGCGCCAATTTCTATCGTTGCCTGCAAACCTTGCTGTTGCTAAGCATGGAAGAAGAACGCGATCCCGCACAGTACTATCAAGCATTCAGCCGCATGTATGGCGCCGAAACGCTCGAAGCCGCTTCGGCGATTATCGCCGGAGAAGAACGTTTCTATGGCCTTCCTGCGATTGACGACGACTTGAAAGCCCTCCCTGCGCATCAAGCGCTGCTACAAGCGTATCAAAAACTTCAGGCAGCAAAGCGCCGTTATTGGTCTAAATAA
- the ansB gene encoding L-asparaginase 2: MKLVKVSLLALLVSGFSGAAFALPNVTILATGGTIAGGGDSATKSNYTAGKVGVESLVDAVPQLKDIANIKGEQVVSIGSQDMNDDVWLKLAKKINADCNKTDGFVITHGTDTMEETAYFLDLTVKCDKPVVMVGAMRPSTAMSADGPFNLYNAVVTAADPASAKRGVLVAMNDTVLDGRDVTKTNTTGVQTFQAVNYGPLGYIHNGKVDYQRSPERKHTTQTPFDVSKLTSLPKVGIVYNYANASDLPAKALLEAGYQGIVSAGVGNGNLYKSIFDTLATAAHNGVAVVRSSRVPSGSTTEDAEIDDVKYGFVASGTLNPQKARVLLQLALTQTKDPKQIQQMFNQY; this comes from the coding sequence ATGAAGTTGGTTAAAGTAAGTTTGCTAGCGCTGTTGGTTTCAGGGTTTAGTGGCGCGGCTTTTGCGTTGCCTAATGTCACCATTTTGGCAACGGGCGGGACTATCGCCGGGGGCGGTGACTCAGCAACAAAATCAAATTATACCGCTGGGAAAGTGGGCGTAGAATCGTTGGTTGATGCGGTGCCTCAGCTGAAAGATATCGCTAACATCAAAGGTGAGCAGGTAGTCAGCATCGGTTCGCAGGATATGAATGACGATGTGTGGCTAAAACTTGCCAAAAAAATCAACGCTGATTGCAATAAAACCGATGGGTTCGTGATCACTCACGGCACGGATACCATGGAAGAAACGGCTTATTTCCTCGATTTAACCGTAAAATGTGACAAGCCTGTGGTGATGGTTGGTGCGATGCGTCCATCAACTGCCATGAGCGCGGATGGCCCATTCAACCTGTATAACGCCGTTGTGACTGCCGCCGATCCGGCTTCAGCCAAACGTGGTGTGCTGGTGGCGATGAATGATACCGTGCTGGATGGTCGTGACGTGACCAAAACGAACACCACCGGCGTGCAAACATTCCAAGCGGTTAACTACGGCCCATTGGGATACATTCACAATGGCAAAGTGGACTACCAGCGCTCGCCTGAGCGTAAACACACTACACAAACCCCATTTGACGTAAGCAAGTTAACCTCATTGCCAAAAGTTGGCATTGTATACAACTACGCCAACGCGTCGGATCTGCCTGCAAAAGCGCTGCTTGAGGCGGGCTATCAAGGGATTGTGAGTGCGGGGGTTGGTAACGGCAATCTGTACAAATCTATTTTTGATACTTTAGCCACTGCGGCACATAACGGCGTTGCCGTCGTGCGCTCATCACGTGTTCCTTCTGGGTCAACCACGGAAGATGCAGAAATTGATGACGTGAAATATGGCTTTGTCGCATCAGGCACGCTCAATCCGCAAAAAGCACGTGTCTTGCTTCAATTGGCTCTGACACAAACTAAAGATCCAAAACAGATCCAGCAGATGTTTAATCAGTACTAA
- a CDS encoding DUF421 domain-containing protein: MQSFDLKRMAFDKVPPDFLAEVAVRCLFTFFLVFIFLKMTGRRGVRQMSLFEVVVILTLGSAAGDVAFYDDVPMLPVFTVFICIMLLYRFSTFLMSKSERIQTWMEGKPLVIIRDGTFIWETLNRENITHDEFFMELRQEGVEHLGQVRLAILEVNGSISVYFFDDDNVRYGLPVLPNCCIKKVDKIVDRGTYACSECSLVEHQAVGDSPVCSRCGNQCWIEAKNNSRVN; this comes from the coding sequence ATGCAATCCTTTGATTTAAAACGTATGGCCTTTGATAAGGTGCCGCCAGATTTTCTTGCGGAAGTTGCGGTGCGCTGCCTATTCACATTCTTTCTGGTCTTTATTTTTCTCAAAATGACGGGGCGTCGCGGCGTACGGCAAATGTCGCTGTTTGAAGTGGTTGTCATCCTCACGTTAGGTTCTGCGGCGGGCGACGTGGCGTTTTATGATGATGTTCCTATGCTGCCGGTATTTACCGTCTTTATTTGCATCATGCTGCTTTATCGTTTTTCAACGTTCTTGATGTCTAAAAGTGAAAGAATTCAGACTTGGATGGAAGGTAAACCACTGGTCATTATCCGTGACGGTACGTTTATCTGGGAAACCCTAAACCGTGAAAATATTACTCACGATGAGTTCTTTATGGAGTTGAGGCAAGAGGGCGTTGAACACTTGGGCCAAGTGCGACTGGCCATTCTTGAAGTTAATGGGTCTATCAGCGTCTATTTTTTTGATGACGATAATGTGCGTTATGGACTGCCTGTTTTGCCCAACTGCTGCATTAAAAAAGTAGATAAAATTGTAGATAGAGGTACCTACGCGTGCAGCGAATGTAGCTTGGTTGAGCATCAAGCCGTTGGGGACTCGCCAGTCTGCTCGCGATGTGGAAATCAATGCTGGATAGAGGCTAAAAATAACAGTCGGGTAAACTAA